Sequence from the Burkholderia sp. GAS332 genome:
ATGCCCACCGGTATTGATCATCAGGATGCCGAGCAGCGGCTGCGCGAAGATAAAGACGTACAGGGCGAGATGGGCGGCGCGCGCCAGAAACGTGAGCAGCCGGTTGCCTTCGATTTCCGCGGGCGCACCGGCCCACAGCCGCCATAGCAGGCGCAGAACCGCCAGTCCCAGCACGAGGGTGCCGGCCCAGAAATGCACGCTGCTCCAGAAAGCCCGGCTGTCAGATCCTTTCGGCCCGCGTATTTCGATCGCCAGATAGGCGAGCGCGACCAGCAGAAAGATCGCCCAGTGGAAGAAGATGGCGGGCGTCGTATAACGGTCCGAGGCGCGGCTGTAGGGCGACATGCAGGGAACTCCTGTGACCAGTTGGTTGGTTTTTATCAATCATCGGATGATAAAGGGCGCCCGACCAGAACGGGCGCCTTCCATAAAACGATTGTTGATCCAGACCGAACCGTGGCCGAACACAGCGGCGCTGCCGCCATGCTTTCAATCAGGCTGCGACGCGTTGCGCGTCGCCACGCCATGCCGCGTGACGCCGTGTCCCGCGCCTTCGCGTCAGGAGCCGCCGCGCTTATTCGCTGCCGAGGTAGAAATACCGGAACAGGAAAATCGCCGCGATGATCCACACCACCAGTTTCACTTTGCGCGCCTGCCCGGTCAGCAGCTTCAGGCCGGCATAGGAGATGAAACCGAACGCGACGCCATTGGCGATCGAGTAGGTGAACGGCATCAGCAGGGCGGTCAGCGCGGCCGGCACGACTTCGGTGGCGTCGTCCCACGGCAGGTCGAGCATTTCGCGCAGCATCAGGCACGACACGTACAGCAGCGCCGGCGCCGTCGCGTAGCCGGGCACCACGCCCGCCAGCGGCGCGAAAAACAGCGCCGCGAGGAACAGCAGGGCGACGGTGATCGCCGTCACGCCCGTCCGTCCGCCGGCCTGCACGCCCGACGCGCTCTCGATATACGCCGTGGTTGACGACGTGCCCAGCATCGAGCCGGCCAGAATCGCCGTGCTGTCGGCCAGCAGTGCGCGGTTCAGCCGGAACATCTTGCCTTCGACCAGCAGCCCGGCGCGATTGGCCACGCCCATCAGGGTGCCGGTCGCGTCGAACAGTTCGACGAGGAAGAACACGAGGATCACGTTCAGCACGCCGCCGGAGAGCGCGCCGCGAATGTCGAGCTGGAACAACGTCGGTGCGATCGACGGCGGCGCGGAGACGATGCCGTGGAACTGATTGCCGCCAAAGAAAAAGCTCAGCACCGTCACGCCGACGATGCCGATCAGGATCGCGCCGCGTACCTTCAGGTAGTCGAGTGTGACGATCGCGAAGAAGCCGATCACGGCAAGGACGACATGCGAGTTGTGCAGATCGCCGAGCGTGACGAGCGTGGCCGGATTGCCGACCACCACACCGGCCGACTTCAGCGAAATGATCGCCAGGAACAAACCGATACCGCCGGTGATGGCGATACGTATCGAATGCGGAATACCGTTGACGATCACTTCGCGCACGCGAAACAGCGTGACGATCATGAACAGGCAGCCGGAGATGAACACCGCCCCGAGCGCGGCTTGCCACGTGAAACCCATGCCCTTCACGACGGTGTACGCGAAGTACGCATTCAGGCCCATGCCGGGGGCGAGCGCGATCGGGTAGTTGGCGTAGAGACCCATGATCAGCGAAGCCAGCGCGGCCACGATGCAGGTCGCGACGAACACCGCGTCCTTCGGCATGCCGGCGTCGCCGAGAATCGCCGGATTGACGAAGATGATGTAGGCCATCGTCAGGAAGGTGGTTAGCCCGGCGAGCACTTCGGTGCGCAGGTTGGTGCCGGCGGCTTCGAAGCCGAAGTATCGTTTTATGGAGTCCATGAGGCGGGTCTCTCGTTGTTCAAAAAGCGTTTCTTGTGGTTGATACGGGCGATGCGTAGCGAATCAGCGGGTCACTGTGCCGTCCGACACGACACCCAACCGCCGCGCAGCCAGGCCTACGGCCGGATTGTAATCATGATTGGCGGCGGCGAACCGAATTGTGTGACTGCAGGGTTTGCCGAAGGGGCGAGATGATACCTTGCCAGCGCATGGGGCGCAGCGGCAAGCGAATTTACGATGTTGCGGGAGGCCGCGGTGGGTTTTCGGGGGAGCAGAGAGAGAAGGGTCGGCATGCAAGGCCGGCTTCGCCTGCGACCGTTGCAGTCGCGGGCGGCCTGGCATGCCGCTTCAAGGCCAGGATGAGACTGCTTACTGCGTCGTGCTCCCACCCATCTGCTGCGCCCGTCGCATGGCGACGATGCGGCCCGCGCGTTGCGCGTTGTCCGGATAGTCGATCCAGTCGAGCGGATCGTAGCCGGCGGCGCGCCAATCGGCCAGATCGGCCCTGACCTGGGCACGCGTGAGCGGCCCCGACTGGTCGTAAGGCCGCGCGGTCTGCGCAAACGCGCTGCTCATACTCACGGCGGCCAACAGCGCGCCGAGTCCAACGAGAGAAACGATTTTCATGGCTAGCTCCTAGGGAGCGGTTAAAAGCGACACCTCGAGTCTAGTTTTCGCATGCATGTCGAGTAAGTCGATTGACGGCAATGCACCGTTTCATCCCGTGATCCAAAGCGGGCTAAAGTGAACCGGTGCGCCCCCCGGTTCAGGACGCTGACGGCTTACTGAAGCGGTCCAACACGGCGCTCAGCAGATCGATCGGCAGCGGAAATACGATCGTCGAATTCTTGTCGGCGGCGATCGTCGTGAGGGTTTGCAGGTAACGTAACTGCATGGCCTGCGGCTGTTTCGACAGCGTCTGCGCCGCTTCCAGCAGGTGCTGCGACGCCTGTAATTCACCTTCCGCGTGAATCACCTTCGCGCGCCGTTCGCGCTCGGCTTCGGCTTGACGGGCGATGGCGCGGATCATCGTTTCGTTGATGTCCACATGCTTGATCTCGACGATCGACACCTTGATGCCCCACGCGTCAGTCTGTGCATCGAGCACCTTCTGGATATCGGCGTTCAGTTGCTCGCGAGCTGCCAGCAGGTCATCGAGTTCGTGCTTGCCAAGCACCGAGCGCAGCGTGGTTTGCGATAACTGGCTGGTCGCCTCGAAATAACGCGCCACCTGTATCACCGCCTTTTCCGGATCGACGATGCGGAAATACACCACCGCGTTGACCTTCACCGACACGTTGTCGCGCGTAATCACGTCTTGCGGCGGCACGTCGAACACAACGGTGCGCAGATCCATGCGCACCACCTGCTGCACGATCGGGATGATCAGGACCAACCCGGGCCCCTTGACCTTCCAGAAGCGGCCGAGCATGAACACCACCCCGCGTTCGTACTCACGAAAAATCCGTATCGATGAAGCAATCAGTGCGGCCGCCAGCAGAATCAGAATGCTGCTGAAGCCGAATGTGAAACCGATCATGAGCGTTCTCCTTGTTGTCGTGCTTCCGCGGGCACCACGGTCAGCGTCAGTCCGCGCCGCGCCGTGACGCGCACCGCGTGACCGGCCGCAACCGGGGCCGTGCTGGACACCCGCCAGCGTTCACCATGTACCTGAGCCCAGCCGGCCAGCGTGCCGCCCGCTGCTGCATCCCCCGGCAACAGGCCAGCGTCCGGTGACAGGCCGCCGTCGAGCACGACGCCGAGACTGCCGATCAGCGCTTCCGAGCCCGTCACTACGGGCCGGCGCCGCGCCCGCAAGGCGAGCCTCGACACGCCGAACACAAACACGACGCTGAACACGACCACGGCCGCGATCAGGGGTAGCGGAATACCGTAGCCGGGCACGTCGGTATCGATCAGCATCAGCGCGCCGATCACGAACGCGACCACGCCGCCGAAGCCGAGCGAGCCGAAGGTCGGCAGAAACGCCTCGCCGATCAGGAATGCGATGCCGAGAAAGATCAGGCCGAGCCCGACGTAATTGACCGGCAGCATCTGCATCGCGAAGAGGCCCATCAGCAGACTGATGGCGCCGACTACGCCCGGCAGCACGAACCCTGGATTGGCGAATTCGAAAAAGAGGCCGTACATGCCGATCATCAGCAGAACCAGCGCGACGTTCGGATCGGTGATGACCGCGAGAAACTGAGTGCGCCAGTCGGGTTCGAGCGTGATCACCGGCACAATGGCGGTGCTGAGTTTGACGTCGCCGTGGGCCGTGCTGATCGTGCGGCCGTCCACCTGACGCAGCAGGTCGGGAATGTCGCGCGCATTCAGATCGACCACATGCTGCGCGAGCGCTTCACTGGCCGACAGGCTGACGGCTTCGCGCACCGCGCGTTCGGCCCAGTCGGCATTGCGTCCGCGCATTTGCGCGAGACCGCGGATGTAGGCGGCCGCGTCGTGGACCTGCTTGCGCAGTTCGGTGGATTGGGTGTCGAGCGGCAGGGCGCTGCTGGCGGCGCTGGCTGAGTTCGCCGAGTTCGCCGAGCTCGCTGAATCGGCCGAAGCCGGCGCGCCCGGGCCGTTCTTTTGTGCACCCGCGCCGGCGCCACCGCCACCGCCGGGCAGGCCTGGCATGCCGCCGCCCGCAGGCGGCTCAGCACCGCCGATGCCCATCTGAATCGGCGTCGCCGCGCCGAGATTGGTGCCCGGCGCCATCGCCGCAATATGGCTGGCGTAGATGATATAGGTGCCGGCGCTCGCCGCGCGCGCGCCACTTGGGGCGATGAAGGTGGCGACCGGCACCGGCGAGCCGAGAATCGCCTTGATGATTTGCCGCATCGACGTATCCAGCCCACCGGGCGTATCGAGTTGCAGCACGGCGAGTTGCGCGCGTTCGTCGGCGGCGCGCCGCAAGCTGCGCACGATGAAGTCGGCGCTGGCCGGATCGATCGCGCCGTTCACAGGGATCACGACAACGCTATTGGCTGCGACGGCCGCCTCGGCGACCCCAACCCGCGCCGGGTTTTCGCACAATGCGAACCCGAGGGCCAACAGGAGGCCGAACGCGGTCATGCCGCGCATCAACCGGCCCACGACTCCGCCACGGATAAGCGCAGGGCGCGGACCAGACTGCCGGAACGGGAGGCGCGGATACGTGCTCATCGCTGACGGCTGCCGCGCCATGCCGACGGGTATCGGCCGGCGCGGGCCGATACCCCAGAAAAGGCTGGCCTGCTCCTTACAGCTTAGTCCGATTCCGCGCGACGCGTGAAATCCGCCCGCGCCGGCCGGTAATCGGTCGGCCGCATGCCGGTCCACTTGCGAAACGCGCGATGAAACGCGCTCGGTTCGGCGAAACCCACGGCGGTGGCGATGTCGGCGATCGTGCGATCGGTGTCCTGCAGTTCGCCAATGGCGATGTCGCGCCGCAAGTCGTCCTTGATCGACTGGTATGTATAGCCTTCCTGCTTCAGCCGGCGCCGCATCGTCGCTTCAGCGACGTGCAGGCGCAGCGCCATCTGGTCGGCGGCGGGCCAGCCGGCCATCGGCAACGCGCGCAGCATCTTGCGCACGCGCGCAGCGAGCGAGCCGGGATTGCGGTACTTGACGATGAAGCTGCCGGGCGCGTCGCGCAGGAACGGCTTGACCGACTTCGTCGTCTGGATGACCGGCAGCTCGAGAAATGCCGGCGACAGGTCGACATACGAGTCGGCTTGATCGAAGCTCATGTCGTCGCAGAACATCAGGCGGTATTCGTGCGCGGCAGGCGGCTCAGCGCAGCGAAAGCGCGCCTCGATCAGCGGAATGCGCCGCCCAACCAGCCAGCACAGCAGACCGTAGATGAGGATGAAGTAGGTCGCGTAAGCGAACATGGCCGGCGGCCGCGCGCCTTCGCGTTCGATGAACCGGAGCCGCACACGTTGCGCATCCGTCGCGATCTGGGCGCCGAGATCGTCCAGTACGAGCCGCATGAAGCCGACCGCCCGCGCGAGCGCTTGCGCGCCGTTACGTGCGGTGAGCGCGGTTTGTGTCATCGCGATGAAGCTGCCGCTCTTCATACGGTGTGAGTCCTGGCCGAAGAACTCATCGTCCAGTGCGCGGGCTATGCCGGCCCACAACGCGCCGTACTGCGTCGACGAGACCCGGCTTTTCGGCGACGCCAGCATGGGCGCCGCGATGCCGGCGGCTTCGGCGAGCGGCAGCGCTTCGAAACCGCGCGCTCGTGCCAGCGCCAGGGCCTCTTCGACCATGCTGACGGAAATCGTGCCCTTGTCGTCCCTGGCGTTTTTCATATTTTTCATGGTTATCTGGCAAATGCGCTCAACATTTTCCTTGGGGTGATCCGCTAAGCCTTTGAAAATGCGGCCTGAATCGGCTCTGCATGATACCGGTATGGTAAATGCGCTCAAACAGAATGATCGGGCTGAGCATCGAACCTGTCCAGCAGCTTCCCTACACTTGGGCTCAACCGATCGCGGGACGCCTCGCCCCGGAGACACCACGGCGAGGCCGGTCATTTCCCGCGATGCGTTGCAAATGACGAAGCAGCGCCTCGTCGCTGCGACGCGATGCATACAACAGGATCGAGCCATGGATAGCTTCTACACCGACGAACAGCGGATGATCCGCGACGCCGCCCGCGACTTCGCCACCGAGCGCCTCGCGCCGCACGCCGGGCAGTGGGATCGCGACGCGAAACTGCCTGCGGAAATCGTGACGCAAATGGGCGAGCTCGGCTTTCTCGGCATGATCGTGCCGCCCGAGTGGGGCGGCGCGTATACCGACTACGTGGCCTATGCGCTCGCCCTCGAAGAGATCGCCGCGGGCTGCGCCGCCTGTGCCACGCTGATGAGTGTGCACAATTCGGTCGGCTGCGGGCCGATCCTGAACTTCGGCACGGACGCGCAAAAAGACCGCTATCTGCAAGACCTTGCCACGGGACGCAGCATCGGTGCATTCTGCCTGACCGAGCCGCAAGCCGGCTCCGAGGCGAACAATCTGCGCACCCGCGCGGTACTGCACGACGGCAAATGGATTCTCAACGGCAACAAGCAGTTCGTGACCAACGGGTCGCGCGCCAATATCGCGATCGTGTTTGCCGTCACCGATCCCGACCTCGGCAAGCGTGGCCTGTCGGCCTTCATCGTGCCGACTGATACCCCGGGTTTCAACGTCGGCAAGCCCGAGCACAAGCTTGGAATTCGCGCCTCGGACACCTGCCCGATCTCGCTCGACGATTGCGCGGTACCCGAAGCCAATCTGCTCGGCGAACCGGGCGAAGGTCTGCGCATCGCGTTGTCGAATCTCGAGGGCGGGCGCATTGGTATTGCGGCGCAGGCGGTCGGCATTGCGCGAGCCGCATTCGATGCCGCGCGCCTCTACGCGAACGAACGCATCCAGTTCGGCAAGGCGCTGAAGGAC
This genomic interval carries:
- a CDS encoding cytochrome b561, with protein sequence MSPYSRASDRYTTPAIFFHWAIFLLVALAYLAIEIRGPKGSDSRAFWSSVHFWAGTLVLGLAVLRLLWRLWAGAPAEIEGNRLLTFLARAAHLALYVFIFAQPLLGILMINTGGHPVTLAWLNLNYTLVGADPVARPLLKTAHEWLGNAFYWVIGLHALAAIAHHVVLKDRTLRRMV
- a CDS encoding putative MFS transporter, AGZA family, xanthine/uracil permease, producing MDSIKRYFGFEAAGTNLRTEVLAGLTTFLTMAYIIFVNPAILGDAGMPKDAVFVATCIVAALASLIMGLYANYPIALAPGMGLNAYFAYTVVKGMGFTWQAALGAVFISGCLFMIVTLFRVREVIVNGIPHSIRIAITGGIGLFLAIISLKSAGVVVGNPATLVTLGDLHNSHVVLAVIGFFAIVTLDYLKVRGAILIGIVGVTVLSFFFGGNQFHGIVSAPPSIAPTLFQLDIRGALSGGVLNVILVFFLVELFDATGTLMGVANRAGLLVEGKMFRLNRALLADSTAILAGSMLGTSSTTAYIESASGVQAGGRTGVTAITVALLFLAALFFAPLAGVVPGYATAPALLYVSCLMLREMLDLPWDDATEVVPAALTALLMPFTYSIANGVAFGFISYAGLKLLTGQARKVKLVVWIIAAIFLFRYFYLGSE
- a CDS encoding SPFH domain, Band 7 family protein codes for the protein MIGFTFGFSSILILLAAALIASSIRIFREYERGVVFMLGRFWKVKGPGLVLIIPIVQQVVRMDLRTVVFDVPPQDVITRDNVSVKVNAVVYFRIVDPEKAVIQVARYFEATSQLSQTTLRSVLGKHELDDLLAAREQLNADIQKVLDAQTDAWGIKVSIVEIKHVDINETMIRAIARQAEAERERRAKVIHAEGELQASQHLLEAAQTLSKQPQAMQLRYLQTLTTIAADKNSTIVFPLPIDLLSAVLDRFSKPSAS
- a CDS encoding membrane-bound serine protease (ClpP class), whose protein sequence is MSTYPRLPFRQSGPRPALIRGGVVGRLMRGMTAFGLLLALGFALCENPARVGVAEAAVAANSVVVIPVNGAIDPASADFIVRSLRRAADERAQLAVLQLDTPGGLDTSMRQIIKAILGSPVPVATFIAPSGARAASAGTYIIYASHIAAMAPGTNLGAATPIQMGIGGAEPPAGGGMPGLPGGGGGAGAGAQKNGPGAPASADSASSANSANSASAASSALPLDTQSTELRKQVHDAAAYIRGLAQMRGRNADWAERAVREAVSLSASEALAQHVVDLNARDIPDLLRQVDGRTISTAHGDVKLSTAIVPVITLEPDWRTQFLAVITDPNVALVLLMIGMYGLFFEFANPGFVLPGVVGAISLLMGLFAMQMLPVNYVGLGLIFLGIAFLIGEAFLPTFGSLGFGGVVAFVIGALMLIDTDVPGYGIPLPLIAAVVVFSVVFVFGVSRLALRARRRPVVTGSEALIGSLGVVLDGGLSPDAGLLPGDAAAGGTLAGWAQVHGERWRVSSTAPVAAGHAVRVTARRGLTLTVVPAEARQQGERS
- a CDS encoding transcriptional regulator, AraC family, whose product is MKNMKNARDDKGTISVSMVEEALALARARGFEALPLAEAAGIAAPMLASPKSRVSSTQYGALWAGIARALDDEFFGQDSHRMKSGSFIAMTQTALTARNGAQALARAVGFMRLVLDDLGAQIATDAQRVRLRFIEREGARPPAMFAYATYFILIYGLLCWLVGRRIPLIEARFRCAEPPAAHEYRLMFCDDMSFDQADSYVDLSPAFLELPVIQTTKSVKPFLRDAPGSFIVKYRNPGSLAARVRKMLRALPMAGWPAADQMALRLHVAEATMRRRLKQEGYTYQSIKDDLRRDIAIGELQDTDRTIADIATAVGFAEPSAFHRAFRKWTGMRPTDYRPARADFTRRAESD